One genomic window of Roseobacter ponti includes the following:
- a CDS encoding vWA domain-containing protein, producing the protein MPEYLPLELPDDPKLAGNITHFARALRRAGIAIGPGRVIDAIRAVEAAGFTDKRDFYWTLHACFVNRPEHRIVFAQIFRLYWRDPRYLEHMMSMMIPAVRGVQEDRSAQSAEKRAAEALLDGAEAPERDMPDADPDEEELEIRIDASQTMSGQERLRSLDFEQMSTAEIAQAKRMIAQLNLPVKPIMSRRAQASLRGTKVDAARTLRLAMRQGGDMHKIALQRPRPRWPNLVVLCDISGSMSQYSRIVLHFLHAVSNARGAGWAKVHAFTFGTRLTNITRHLKHRDVDAALAAAGAEAQDWEGGTRIGDCLAQFNRNWSRRVMGQGAVTLVITDGLDRDDPDHLARQMERLHLSSRRLIWLNPLLRWEGFAPKAKGIAAMLPHVDSFRAGHSIASLEDLALAISRPDDHGEKDRLMQMLEA; encoded by the coding sequence ATGCCTGAATACCTGCCGCTTGAATTGCCGGATGATCCGAAGCTTGCCGGTAACATCACGCATTTTGCGCGTGCGTTGCGCCGTGCGGGCATTGCCATCGGGCCGGGACGGGTTATTGACGCCATCCGCGCGGTTGAAGCTGCCGGCTTTACGGACAAGCGAGATTTTTACTGGACGCTGCACGCCTGTTTCGTGAACCGGCCCGAGCACCGGATCGTTTTTGCGCAGATTTTCCGGCTTTACTGGCGTGACCCGCGGTACCTGGAACATATGATGTCGATGATGATCCCGGCGGTGCGCGGGGTGCAGGAGGACCGTTCCGCGCAGTCTGCCGAGAAACGCGCGGCAGAGGCTCTGCTTGACGGGGCCGAGGCGCCGGAGCGCGACATGCCGGATGCTGATCCTGACGAGGAAGAACTCGAAATCCGGATCGACGCGAGCCAGACAATGTCCGGGCAGGAGCGGCTGCGCAGTCTGGATTTTGAACAGATGAGCACGGCAGAGATCGCGCAGGCCAAACGCATGATTGCGCAGCTGAACCTGCCGGTTAAACCCATCATGTCGCGACGCGCGCAGGCGAGCCTTCGCGGCACGAAGGTCGATGCTGCCCGCACCCTGCGCCTTGCCATGCGGCAGGGGGGCGACATGCACAAAATCGCGCTGCAACGGCCGCGTCCGCGGTGGCCTAATCTTGTGGTGCTCTGCGACATCTCCGGATCCATGAGCCAGTACAGCCGCATCGTTCTGCATTTTCTGCACGCGGTTTCCAATGCACGCGGTGCGGGCTGGGCAAAGGTACATGCCTTTACCTTCGGCACGCGGCTGACGAACATCACCCGGCATCTGAAGCACCGGGATGTGGATGCCGCCCTCGCTGCAGCCGGCGCTGAGGCGCAGGACTGGGAAGGTGGCACACGTATCGGTGACTGCCTGGCACAGTTCAACCGCAACTGGTCGCGGCGGGTCATGGGGCAGGGGGCGGTGACGCTGGTGATCACGGACGGGCTGGACCGGGATGATCCGGACCATCTGGCGCGTCAGATGGAGCGGCTGCACCTGTCCTCGCGCCGGCTGATATGGCTCAACCCTCTGTTAAGGTGGGAGGGTTTCGCCCCGAAAGCGAAAGGCATTGCGGCGATGCTGCCGCATGTGGACAGCTTTCGTGCGGGTCATTCGATCGCGTCACTCGAAGATCTGGCGCTGGCGATCTCCCGCCCTGATGATCACGGCGAAAAAGACCGCCTGATGCAGATGCTGGAGGCGTAA
- a CDS encoding orotate phosphoribosyltransferase — MIPSGYPDATEMARLTARMLLEIKAVHFNTAEPFTLASGLPSPTYIDCRKLISYPRIRSTLMDFLTVTVMRNTGFEAFDNIAGGETAGIPFAALVADRMALPMTYVRKKPKGYGRNARIEGDMHEGQRVLLVEDLTTDGGSKLSFVDAIRETGATCAHTAVIFYYDIFPETEKTLGDHGVSLHALCTWWDVLAEAQTQSLFDDATLAEVENFLHDPRKWQEANKK; from the coding sequence ATGATCCCCTCCGGCTATCCCGATGCCACCGAAATGGCCCGCCTCACCGCGCGTATGCTGCTCGAGATCAAAGCGGTCCATTTCAACACCGCAGAGCCCTTCACACTGGCCTCCGGTCTGCCCAGCCCGACCTACATCGACTGCCGCAAGCTGATCAGCTATCCGCGGATCCGCTCGACGCTGATGGATTTCCTGACCGTGACGGTGATGCGCAACACCGGCTTTGAAGCCTTTGATAACATCGCCGGCGGCGAGACGGCGGGCATCCCCTTTGCCGCCCTTGTGGCAGACCGCATGGCCCTGCCCATGACCTACGTGCGCAAAAAACCCAAAGGCTACGGCCGCAACGCCCGCATCGAGGGCGACATGCACGAAGGACAACGCGTGCTGCTGGTCGAAGACCTGACGACCGACGGCGGCTCCAAGCTGTCTTTCGTTGACGCAATCCGCGAAACGGGTGCCACCTGCGCCCATACCGCGGTGATTTTCTATTACGATATCTTCCCGGAAACCGAGAAAACTCTCGGCGATCACGGCGTCTCCCTGCACGCACTCTGCACATGGTGGGACGTTCTTGCCGAAGCGCAGACACAGTCGCTTTTCGATGACGCCACACTCGCCGAAGTGGAGAATTTCCTGCACGATCCGCGTAAGTGGCAAGAGGCAAACAAGAAATAA
- a CDS encoding AAA family ATPase: MTRPASIDAVQQMLSEQGYICDRALGTVVFLSLSLGRPLFLEGEAGVGKTEIARALATGLGRRLIRLQCYEGLDASSAVYEWNFAAQMVAIRTAEAAGGSTRAGLQEELFSDEYLIERPLLQAMRPDAAGAPVLLIDELDRTDEPFEAFLLEALSDFQVTIPELGTIAAPEPPIVILTSNRTREVHDALKRRCLYHWVDYPGFEREMEILRARAPEASANLSREVVAFVQQLRTEDLFKKPGVAETIDWAKCLLALDVINLSPEVIADTLGAILKYQDDIQKLQGSEAKRILDNVKATLEPA; encoded by the coding sequence ATGACCCGACCCGCATCTATCGACGCCGTACAGCAGATGCTGTCTGAGCAGGGATATATCTGCGACCGCGCGCTGGGCACGGTGGTGTTTTTGTCGCTCAGCCTTGGGCGTCCGCTGTTTCTGGAGGGCGAGGCGGGGGTGGGCAAAACCGAGATCGCGCGCGCGCTCGCCACCGGACTGGGCCGGCGGCTGATCCGGTTGCAGTGCTATGAGGGGCTTGATGCCTCCAGCGCGGTCTATGAGTGGAATTTCGCCGCCCAGATGGTGGCGATCCGCACCGCCGAAGCCGCCGGAGGCAGCACGAGGGCAGGCCTGCAGGAGGAGCTGTTCAGCGACGAATATCTGATCGAACGTCCGCTTTTGCAGGCCATGCGGCCGGATGCAGCAGGCGCACCTGTGCTGCTGATTGATGAGCTTGACCGTACGGATGAGCCCTTTGAGGCGTTTCTTCTCGAAGCGCTCAGCGACTTTCAGGTCACGATCCCGGAGCTCGGGACCATCGCCGCCCCTGAGCCGCCGATTGTCATCCTGACATCTAACCGCACCCGCGAGGTGCATGATGCGCTCAAACGCCGCTGCCTGTATCACTGGGTGGATTACCCCGGCTTCGAGCGCGAAATGGAGATCCTTCGCGCCCGGGCGCCCGAAGCTTCCGCGAACCTCAGCCGTGAGGTGGTGGCCTTTGTCCAGCAGCTGCGCACCGAGGATCTCTTCAAGAAACCCGGGGTGGCCGAAACCATCGACTGGGCCAAATGCCTGCTCGCCCTTGATGTGATTAATCTCAGCCCGGAGGTGATCGCCGACACTCTGGGTGCCATCCTGAAATACCAGGACGACATTCAGAAGCTGCAGGGCTCGGAGGCCAAACGCATCCTGGACAACGTCAAAGCCACGCTTGAGCCTGCCTGA
- a CDS encoding replicative DNA helicase has protein sequence MNEITAFNPTGTDVQSPETMPHSIEAEQQLLGAILTNNDIYDRVAALIGQQHFFEPVHARIFEIAAARIAKNNLASPVTLKAFMEDDEGLKELGGPSYLARLAGAAVSAFAVRDYAKMIYDLSVRRDLIRLGREISDKAAKIDVASEPREQIVEAEQALYGLAEQGQTESGFQSFLRAVTDAVNVANAAYQRDGGLAGLSTGLIDMDKKLGGLHRSDLLILAGRPSMGKTSLATNIAFNIAKAYRRGALPDGSEGAIDGGVVGFYSLEMSAEQLAARILSEASEVPSEQIRRGDMTEAEFRRFVDAAKALEACPLYIDDTPALPIAQLAARARRLKRTHGLDVLMVDYLQLVRGTGRSENRVNEISEITMGLKAIAKELDIPVVALSQLSRQVENREDKRPQLSDLRESGSIEQDADVVMFVFREEYYKEREKPGDHDLEAMAKWQEEMERLHGRAEVVIGKQRHGPIGTVDLSFEGRFTRFGNLVQPWQQGSDTEF, from the coding sequence ATGAACGAAATAACGGCCTTCAATCCGACCGGGACAGATGTGCAGTCGCCGGAAACCATGCCCCATTCGATTGAGGCAGAGCAGCAGCTGCTCGGCGCGATCCTGACGAATAACGACATCTATGACCGGGTCGCGGCGCTGATCGGACAGCAGCACTTTTTCGAGCCCGTTCATGCACGCATCTTCGAGATCGCCGCCGCGCGTATCGCTAAAAACAACCTCGCCTCGCCGGTGACGCTCAAAGCGTTCATGGAAGATGACGAAGGTCTGAAAGAACTCGGCGGTCCCTCCTATCTTGCCCGTCTTGCCGGTGCCGCCGTTTCGGCCTTTGCCGTGCGCGATTATGCCAAAATGATTTATGATCTGTCGGTGCGCCGCGATCTCATCCGGCTGGGTCGCGAAATCTCCGACAAAGCCGCGAAAATTGACGTGGCCTCTGAGCCGCGCGAGCAGATCGTGGAGGCCGAACAGGCCCTTTACGGACTTGCCGAACAGGGCCAGACCGAAAGTGGTTTCCAGAGCTTCCTGCGCGCCGTCACCGATGCGGTCAATGTGGCCAACGCCGCCTATCAGCGTGACGGCGGCCTCGCAGGCCTCTCTACCGGTCTGATCGATATGGATAAAAAGCTGGGCGGGCTGCACCGCTCGGATCTTCTGATCCTCGCGGGGCGGCCCTCGATGGGCAAGACCTCGCTGGCCACCAACATCGCTTTCAACATCGCCAAAGCCTACAGACGCGGAGCCCTGCCCGACGGCAGCGAAGGCGCCATCGACGGTGGTGTCGTAGGTTTTTATTCTCTTGAGATGAGTGCCGAGCAGCTCGCCGCGCGGATTCTGTCAGAAGCATCAGAAGTGCCATCAGAACAGATCCGTCGCGGCGATATGACCGAAGCAGAATTCCGCCGTTTCGTGGATGCGGCCAAGGCACTTGAGGCCTGTCCGCTCTATATTGATGATACGCCCGCGCTGCCCATCGCGCAGCTTGCCGCCCGTGCGCGCCGGCTGAAACGGACCCACGGGCTGGATGTGCTGATGGTTGACTACCTGCAGCTTGTCCGCGGCACCGGCCGGTCGGAAAACCGGGTGAACGAGATCTCTGAGATCACTATGGGGCTGAAAGCGATCGCCAAAGAGCTCGACATCCCCGTCGTGGCCCTCAGCCAGCTCTCGCGCCAGGTCGAAAACCGCGAAGACAAACGCCCGCAGCTCAGCGATCTGCGCGAGTCGGGCTCTATTGAGCAGGACGCCGATGTGGTGATGTTCGTTTTCCGCGAGGAATATTACAAAGAGCGCGAGAAACCCGGCGACCATGATCTCGAAGCCATGGCAAAATGGCAGGAAGAGATGGAGCGTCTGCACGGCCGCGCCGAGGTTGTGATCGGCAAACAGCGACACGGCCCCATCGGCACCGTCGATCTCAGCTTTGAGGGCCGCTTCACCCGCTTCGGCAACCTCGTGCAGCCCTGGCAGCAGGGGTCTGACACCGAATTCTGA
- a CDS encoding phosphoadenosine phosphosulfate reductase, whose protein sequence is MPDAATDFGPSLRDLSKPEWIAEVGDIVDARGWIRPLGARHLATFIEDNSTLLVTFETLQGIQALSPLGHPLGWDLVRDQRWSHLAVMSDGDTWFRDAKVYELFDRLVDEGFFDGFDRVLFFGAGPGGYAAAAFSVAAPGARVLAIQPQATLDPAMTEWDNRFTHMRRTCFTDRYGYAPDMTEACERAFILFDPRVAEDAMHAALFSTPAVTRLRMPNMGAALQTDLLQMGLLTDLIELAGKGMLTPRVFHAMARARRDHLPYLRRLLSRLDADDREPLARRLCANVAARLHAPRFARRLEALHDPAAE, encoded by the coding sequence ATGCCGGATGCGGCGACAGATTTCGGACCCTCCCTGAGGGATCTCAGCAAACCGGAATGGATTGCTGAGGTTGGCGATATTGTCGATGCGCGCGGCTGGATCAGACCTCTGGGTGCACGACATCTGGCGACCTTCATCGAAGACAACAGCACGCTTCTGGTGACCTTTGAGACGCTGCAGGGCATTCAGGCGCTCTCGCCGCTGGGCCATCCGCTTGGCTGGGATCTGGTGCGCGATCAGCGCTGGTCACATCTGGCCGTCATGAGCGACGGGGATACATGGTTTCGCGACGCAAAGGTGTATGAGCTTTTTGACAGGCTGGTTGATGAAGGCTTTTTCGACGGCTTTGACCGCGTGCTCTTCTTCGGCGCAGGCCCCGGCGGCTATGCGGCAGCGGCCTTTTCGGTGGCAGCCCCCGGCGCACGGGTCCTCGCCATTCAGCCCCAGGCGACCCTCGATCCCGCGATGACCGAATGGGACAACCGGTTCACCCATATGCGCCGCACCTGTTTCACAGACCGCTACGGTTATGCGCCCGATATGACAGAAGCCTGCGAGCGGGCCTTCATCCTCTTTGATCCGCGCGTGGCCGAGGACGCCATGCACGCCGCACTCTTTTCAACACCGGCGGTGACCCGACTTCGCATGCCCAATATGGGCGCTGCCCTGCAGACCGATCTTCTGCAGATGGGGCTGCTGACCGATCTCATCGAACTTGCCGGCAAAGGCATGCTGACCCCGCGGGTCTTTCATGCAATGGCGCGGGCCCGGCGGGATCACCTGCCCTACCTGCGTCGTCTGCTCAGCCGGCTTGACGCTGATGACCGGGAACCACTTGCCCGCCGGCTTTGCGCCAATGTGGCGGCCCGGCTGCACGCGCCGCGGTTTGCGCGCCGCCTGGAGGCCCTGCACGACCCGGCAGCGGAGTGA
- the pyrC gene encoding dihydroorotase, translating into MTRTLTIRRPDDWHLHLRDGAMLRAVLPETARHFARAIIMPNLVPPVVTGAQAKAYRDRIIAALPEGSDFTPLMTLYLTEDTDPDDVAAAQAEGLVHAVKLYPAGATTNSASGVSNFDRVRPVLERMAETGLPLCVHGEVTDPDIDIFDREAVFIDRVLDPIRRATPGLRVVMEHITTSDAVAYARTQGDDLAATITTHHLVINRNHILAGGIRPHYYCLPVAKRETHRLALREAATSGEPRFFLGTDSAPHTDAGKLQPCGCAGCFTATNTMSVLARVFEEDGALDRLEAFTSRNGPAFYRLPVNETTLTLVKSTPDYPDQIDTDDGPVTVFDPGTPLTWSVT; encoded by the coding sequence ATGACACGAACACTGACGATCCGCCGCCCTGACGACTGGCACCTGCACCTGCGCGACGGCGCCATGCTGCGTGCCGTCCTGCCGGAAACCGCCCGCCATTTTGCCCGCGCCATCATCATGCCCAATCTGGTCCCGCCCGTTGTCACCGGCGCCCAGGCCAAAGCTTACCGCGACCGGATAATTGCAGCCCTGCCGGAAGGCTCAGACTTCACGCCCCTGATGACGCTCTATCTGACCGAAGATACCGACCCCGATGACGTGGCAGCAGCGCAGGCAGAGGGCCTCGTGCACGCGGTCAAGCTCTACCCCGCCGGCGCCACCACCAATTCAGCCAGCGGAGTGAGTAATTTCGACCGCGTCCGTCCGGTGCTCGAACGCATGGCCGAAACCGGCCTGCCGCTCTGCGTACACGGAGAGGTCACAGATCCCGACATCGATATCTTCGACCGCGAGGCCGTCTTCATTGACCGCGTTCTCGACCCGATCCGCCGGGCAACCCCCGGCCTGCGGGTTGTGATGGAACATATCACCACATCCGACGCCGTGGCCTATGCCCGTACTCAGGGGGATGATCTGGCGGCGACGATCACCACACACCACCTGGTGATCAACCGCAACCATATCCTCGCAGGTGGCATCCGGCCGCATTACTACTGCCTGCCTGTGGCCAAACGCGAAACCCACCGGCTTGCCCTGCGCGAGGCTGCCACCTCCGGCGAGCCCCGCTTCTTTCTGGGCACCGACAGTGCGCCGCATACGGACGCCGGCAAACTGCAGCCCTGCGGATGCGCGGGCTGTTTCACCGCCACCAACACGATGTCCGTGCTGGCCCGGGTCTTCGAGGAGGACGGCGCTCTCGATCGCCTCGAAGCCTTCACCTCACGGAACGGCCCCGCCTTCTACCGCCTGCCGGTGAACGAAACCACCCTGACGCTGGTAAAATCTACGCCCGACTACCCCGACCAGATCGATACCGACGACGGCCCCGTGACCGTCTTTGACCCCGGCACCCCGCTCACCTGGTCTGTGACCTGA
- a CDS encoding DUF1194 domain-containing protein, which translates to MPLTRPLHLNVTGQSPAPLSLWGMRALLFLLILFLTGPLAAQDTEVDVELFLAVDVSRSMSPDELEIQRQGYAAALTSAEVQAAISGGLLGRIAITYVEWAGEYNQRVLVPWTLIATPQDARAVADTILATDREGLRRTSISGALIYATGDFAGNGFTGLRRVIDVSGDGPNNQGRPVHLARDKALAEGFIINGLPLMTQDALSAMWGIPDLDIYYQSCVIGGPGAFVIPVLSWDQFADAVRRKLVLEIAGMPARIIQARTSTLSPYDCLVGEKMWEENRPWLVIP; encoded by the coding sequence ATGCCGCTCACCCGCCCGCTGCACCTGAATGTGACTGGACAGAGCCCCGCGCCTCTGTCGCTATGGGGTATGCGCGCGCTCCTGTTCTTACTGATCCTGTTCCTGACCGGCCCGCTGGCCGCACAGGATACCGAAGTGGATGTCGAGCTTTTTCTGGCCGTCGATGTCTCGCGCTCCATGTCCCCCGATGAGCTGGAAATTCAGCGTCAGGGCTACGCCGCGGCCCTTACCAGCGCAGAGGTGCAGGCTGCCATCAGCGGCGGTCTGCTGGGGCGCATCGCGATTACCTATGTGGAATGGGCAGGTGAATATAACCAGCGGGTGCTGGTCCCCTGGACGCTGATCGCCACCCCGCAGGATGCGCGCGCCGTCGCGGATACGATCCTCGCGACTGACCGCGAAGGGCTGCGGCGCACCTCTATTTCGGGCGCTCTGATCTATGCCACCGGCGATTTTGCCGGGAACGGGTTCACGGGTCTGCGCAGGGTCATCGATGTCTCGGGCGACGGGCCCAACAACCAGGGCCGCCCCGTGCATCTGGCGCGCGACAAGGCGCTGGCGGAGGGGTTTATCATCAACGGCCTGCCGCTGATGACCCAGGATGCTCTGAGCGCGATGTGGGGCATTCCCGATCTCGACATCTATTACCAGAGCTGCGTGATCGGCGGCCCGGGCGCTTTCGTCATTCCGGTTCTCAGCTGGGACCAGTTCGCCGATGCGGTACGCCGCAAGCTCGTGCTGGAAATCGCCGGAATGCCGGCACGGATCATTCAGGCCCGGACGAGCACGCTTTCCCCCTATGACTGCCTCGTTGGCGAGAAAATGTGGGAAGAAAACCGGCCCTGGCTCGTCATTCCGTGA